A window from Microbacterium ginsengiterrae encodes these proteins:
- a CDS encoding DUF2332 domain-containing protein produces MTDAVRERYERFALEEAPGRSALYADWAAGVAADPDVRAVLARIPANRRQPPLVFAVTRMLGAPSAGFTQWREFLLAHADAIVAECETRSIQTNEPLRLAPLLPVLSEIDGPIALLEIGASAGLCLYPDRYSYRFVDGDGRLRRALDPSDGASPVVLTSEVRGAVPDMRMPEVAWRAGIDLSPLDARDGEDRAWLRALVWPGEEGREERIAAALDIAAADPPSMTRGDAIDEIDAVAASAPQDATLVITTPGVLAHIPWAPRHALIERIRTLPARWVTIDAPGLHDAWRPPVDAADWPGFVVALDGEVRAAADPLGRWWEWRAPRRPPRP; encoded by the coding sequence ATGACGGATGCTGTGCGCGAGCGCTACGAGCGATTCGCCCTGGAGGAGGCGCCGGGGCGGTCGGCGCTGTATGCCGACTGGGCCGCGGGTGTCGCCGCGGATCCCGACGTCCGGGCCGTGCTCGCACGCATCCCTGCGAACCGCAGGCAGCCGCCGCTCGTGTTCGCGGTGACCCGGATGCTCGGTGCCCCATCGGCGGGCTTCACGCAGTGGCGGGAGTTCCTGCTCGCGCACGCGGACGCGATCGTCGCGGAATGCGAGACGCGCAGCATCCAGACGAACGAGCCGCTGCGTCTTGCGCCGCTGCTTCCGGTGCTCTCGGAGATCGACGGACCGATCGCGCTGCTCGAGATCGGAGCGTCGGCCGGCCTGTGCCTGTATCCCGACCGGTACTCCTACCGTTTCGTCGACGGGGACGGGCGGCTGCGCCGCGCGCTCGATCCGTCGGACGGCGCGTCCCCGGTCGTGCTCACCAGCGAGGTGCGCGGTGCGGTGCCAGACATGCGGATGCCGGAGGTGGCGTGGCGGGCCGGCATCGACCTGTCGCCGCTGGACGCGCGCGATGGCGAGGACCGGGCATGGCTGCGCGCGCTCGTCTGGCCGGGGGAGGAGGGGCGCGAGGAACGAATCGCGGCAGCCCTGGACATCGCTGCAGCGGATCCGCCCTCGATGACGCGAGGCGACGCGATCGACGAGATTGACGCGGTCGCGGCCTCCGCGCCGCAGGATGCGACGCTCGTGATCACGACGCCCGGTGTGCTCGCGCACATCCCGTGGGCACCGCGGCACGCGCTGATCGAACGCATCCGGACCCTGCCCGCGCGCTGGGTGACGATCGACGCCCCCGGACTGCATGACGCCTGGCGTCCGCCGGTGGACGCCGCGGACTGGCCCGGGTTCGTGGTGGCCCTGGACGGAGAGGTGCGGGCGGCCGCGGACCCATTGGGCCGATGGTGGGAGTGGCGCGCGCCGAGACGGC
- the msrB gene encoding peptide-methionine (R)-S-oxide reductase MsrB, which translates to MDYSVKKTDAEWREELGDEQFAVLREAATERAWTGELLDEERAGLYTCGACGAELFKSGTKFDSGCGWPSFYESIRPDAVQLLEDNTLGMQRTEVRCANCGSHLGHVFPDGFGTPTGDRYCMNSLALNFTPEAPEA; encoded by the coding sequence ATGGACTACAGCGTGAAGAAGACCGACGCCGAGTGGCGCGAGGAGCTCGGCGACGAGCAGTTCGCGGTGCTGCGGGAGGCTGCGACCGAGCGCGCCTGGACCGGCGAACTGCTCGATGAGGAGCGCGCGGGCCTGTACACCTGCGGCGCCTGCGGTGCAGAGCTGTTCAAGAGCGGCACGAAGTTCGACTCCGGCTGCGGCTGGCCGAGCTTCTACGAGTCGATCCGCCCCGACGCCGTCCAGCTGCTCGAGGACAACACTCTGGGAATGCAGCGCACCGAGGTCCGCTGCGCGAACTGCGGATCGCACCTGGGCCACGTCTTCCCCGACGGCTTCGGCACCCCGACCGGCGACCGCTACTGCATGAACTCGCTGGCACTGAACTTCACCCCCGAGGCCCCGGAGGCGTGA
- a CDS encoding nitroreductase family protein, which produces MSAYDAVLARQSWSKLTQEAPTREELLPLVAAAGRVADHSSLQPWRLIELRGDDRLRLGAAIAEANGDLKPSSKPLRASLLIAVVVSFRPSEKVPRWEQEAVASGVAHVLSLLLDEAGWGVIWRTGGHTRTAAVAAAHGLTENEELLGWLYVGGKPDGKRPGRRKPVDAESLLTRLPSAEGIAG; this is translated from the coding sequence GTGAGCGCCTACGACGCCGTGCTCGCGCGGCAGTCGTGGTCCAAGCTCACCCAGGAGGCTCCGACCCGCGAGGAGCTGCTGCCGCTGGTGGCCGCAGCGGGCCGGGTCGCCGACCACTCGTCCCTGCAGCCATGGCGGCTCATCGAGCTGCGAGGCGACGACCGCCTGCGGCTCGGCGCGGCGATCGCGGAGGCCAACGGCGATCTCAAGCCCTCATCGAAGCCGCTGCGCGCCTCCCTGCTGATCGCCGTCGTGGTCAGCTTCCGCCCGAGCGAGAAGGTGCCCCGCTGGGAGCAGGAGGCCGTCGCTTCTGGCGTCGCGCATGTGCTGAGCCTCCTGCTGGACGAGGCGGGGTGGGGCGTCATCTGGCGCACCGGCGGTCACACCCGCACGGCTGCCGTCGCCGCGGCGCATGGGCTGACGGAGAACGAGGAGCTGCTCGGGTGGTTGTACGTGGGCGGCAAGCCGGATGGCAAGCGCCCCGGCAGGCGGAAACCCGTGGACGCCGAGAGCCTGCTGACCCGGTTGCCGTCCGCAGAGGGCATAGCGGGCTGA
- a CDS encoding DMT family transporter translates to MSEVRRIPVPLALGGAVAIGAMTAVQARVNGVLGVRIDDGIVAGLISFSVGLALLVAVTLVLPTARAGAGRLWRGVRSGHVPPWMLLGGACGALTVSTQGLTAGLLGVSLFTVGVVAGQTVNGLVLDRLGVGPSGVVAVTGGRVLGGVFALLAVAISLSGDVLARAPWWLLLLPFAAGVGIAWQSAANGRLAQRVQSPLTATLMSFTAGTVVLLLASVVSVAVKGMPSALPTEPWLYLGGALGFLYILLSATIVAHTGVLLLGLGAVLGQLTASVTIDLLWPAAAGPALWQLLAMVVVAALSVLVALPWRRRR, encoded by the coding sequence GTGTCCGAGGTCCGCCGCATCCCCGTCCCCCTCGCCCTCGGTGGGGCGGTGGCGATCGGTGCGATGACGGCCGTGCAGGCACGCGTCAACGGTGTGCTGGGGGTGCGCATCGACGACGGTATCGTCGCCGGCCTCATCTCGTTCAGCGTCGGTCTCGCCCTGCTGGTCGCCGTGACCCTCGTGCTGCCGACGGCCAGAGCGGGGGCTGGCCGCCTCTGGCGCGGTGTGCGCTCAGGGCACGTTCCCCCGTGGATGCTGCTGGGCGGGGCGTGCGGTGCGCTCACGGTCTCGACGCAGGGACTCACCGCGGGACTGCTCGGGGTGTCCCTGTTCACGGTGGGCGTCGTCGCCGGCCAGACCGTGAACGGCCTCGTGCTGGACAGGCTCGGCGTCGGACCGTCCGGTGTCGTCGCCGTGACGGGAGGCCGAGTGCTCGGCGGGGTGTTCGCCCTCCTCGCCGTCGCGATCTCCCTCAGCGGGGACGTGCTGGCCCGTGCACCGTGGTGGCTGCTCCTGCTGCCGTTCGCGGCCGGAGTCGGCATCGCGTGGCAGTCCGCGGCCAACGGACGTCTCGCTCAGCGAGTGCAGTCGCCGCTCACGGCGACGCTGATGAGCTTCACCGCCGGAACCGTGGTGCTGCTGCTCGCCTCAGTGGTGAGCGTCGCGGTGAAGGGGATGCCGTCCGCGCTGCCGACGGAGCCGTGGCTGTACCTCGGCGGGGCGCTCGGGTTCCTCTACATCCTGCTCAGCGCGACGATCGTCGCGCACACCGGCGTCCTGCTCCTGGGGCTCGGTGCCGTGCTCGGACAGCTGACGGCGTCGGTCACGATCGACCTGCTGTGGCCTGCTGCCGCCGGCCCCGCCCTGTGGCAGCTGCTGGCCATGGTGGTCGTCGCTGCACTGTCCGTGCTCGTCGCCCTTCCATGGCGACGCAGGCGCTGA
- a CDS encoding SOS response-associated peptidase family protein — protein MCASYGLDPRFSDTDLLAEADAELLDDLRGWARDNDGETLRPTGKNLRNLNPLIVPQDEHAALEKAWWGYLIDGQPSKFPSINTRSERLQDQPAKLRTRAIVPTTGWFEMRKPERVWHEFTLGPDTLFGMAAVTQRGRTPDGDWVTCYSIVMAPAPAHLAEVHERMPVLIPASMSSAWLTAAPDRDLIDEALAASAAMAERISVTPTASRP, from the coding sequence ATGTGCGCGAGCTACGGACTCGATCCTCGATTCTCCGACACCGACCTCCTGGCGGAGGCCGACGCCGAACTCCTCGACGACCTGCGCGGTTGGGCACGCGACAACGACGGCGAGACCCTCCGCCCCACCGGCAAGAACCTGCGCAATCTCAATCCGCTCATCGTTCCGCAGGACGAGCACGCGGCGCTCGAGAAGGCATGGTGGGGGTATCTCATCGACGGCCAGCCGTCGAAGTTCCCCTCGATCAACACGCGCTCCGAGCGCCTGCAGGACCAGCCGGCGAAACTGCGGACACGGGCGATCGTCCCGACCACCGGGTGGTTCGAGATGCGCAAGCCCGAACGCGTCTGGCACGAGTTCACGCTCGGCCCCGACACGCTGTTCGGCATGGCGGCCGTCACGCAGCGCGGTCGCACGCCCGACGGCGACTGGGTCACCTGCTACTCCATCGTGATGGCCCCGGCTCCGGCGCACCTCGCCGAGGTCCATGAGCGGATGCCGGTACTCATCCCCGCGTCCATGAGCAGCGCGTGGCTCACCGCCGCGCCGGATCGCGATCTGATCGACGAGGCACTGGCAGCCTCGGCCGCGATGGCGGAGCGGATCTCCGTCACACCCACCGCCTCCCGCCCGTGA
- a CDS encoding cation:proton antiporter produces the protein MTSMVLISLAAILAWSLISHRFERWGVAGPAALLLLGAATVAWDVEAFSTVIDSELAEKVVEVILAILLFVDATEVEGGVFGKEGKVIARLVLIALPLSLALAVLSGVLLLPTTGLLVLAVIACVIMPTDFSPAARLLRSGGVTTRARQILNVESGYNDGVVSPVFGMSLALAVFWTTISRTPESELTEEVLEKPVLDFLHAFAGAVPATLFAIVIGMALGPGIGFAVRVARRHDVASAVGARYVMLLLPLIAYGVASIPLFDANGFVAAFVAGVGYRLTRVRSAEAAGIDHSELLLVEEVGALAANFVWFMLGGAAVIVVVAGFDWRIVALALLALTLVRMLPVYVSLMGSTVARADRLLIGALGPRGTATIVFGLLAYNGLPEDEGTAVLTVMVVTVVGSILLHGVAAPLIMRRVGAARL, from the coding sequence ATGACCTCCATGGTGCTCATCAGCCTCGCCGCGATCCTCGCGTGGTCACTGATCTCGCACCGGTTCGAGCGCTGGGGTGTGGCCGGCCCCGCAGCCCTCCTCCTCCTCGGCGCCGCCACCGTCGCGTGGGACGTCGAGGCGTTCAGCACGGTGATCGACTCGGAACTCGCCGAGAAGGTCGTCGAGGTGATCCTCGCGATCCTGCTGTTCGTCGACGCCACCGAGGTGGAGGGCGGCGTCTTCGGCAAGGAGGGGAAGGTCATCGCGCGTCTGGTCCTCATCGCCCTCCCGCTCTCCCTCGCGCTGGCCGTCCTCAGCGGCGTGCTGCTGCTGCCGACCACGGGCCTGCTCGTTCTCGCCGTGATCGCGTGCGTCATCATGCCCACCGACTTCTCCCCCGCCGCACGGCTGCTGCGCAGCGGCGGTGTCACGACCAGGGCCCGGCAGATCCTCAACGTCGAGAGCGGATACAACGACGGCGTGGTCTCGCCCGTGTTCGGCATGTCCCTCGCCCTCGCCGTGTTCTGGACGACGATCTCGCGCACTCCGGAATCCGAGCTGACGGAGGAGGTGCTCGAGAAGCCCGTGTTGGACTTCCTGCACGCCTTCGCCGGTGCCGTGCCGGCGACACTGTTCGCGATCGTCATCGGCATGGCGCTCGGCCCCGGTATCGGCTTCGCCGTGCGGGTCGCGCGGAGGCACGACGTCGCCAGTGCCGTCGGTGCGCGATACGTCATGCTGCTGCTCCCCCTCATCGCCTACGGGGTCGCGAGCATCCCGCTGTTCGACGCGAACGGTTTCGTCGCGGCGTTCGTGGCCGGCGTCGGATACCGGCTGACGCGCGTCCGCTCCGCGGAGGCGGCGGGCATCGATCATTCAGAGCTGCTGCTCGTCGAAGAGGTGGGTGCTCTCGCGGCGAACTTCGTCTGGTTCATGCTCGGCGGCGCGGCCGTCATCGTCGTCGTCGCCGGATTCGACTGGCGCATCGTCGCCCTCGCTCTCCTCGCGCTCACGCTGGTGCGCATGCTGCCCGTCTACGTGTCGCTGATGGGCAGCACGGTGGCCCGCGCCGATCGACTGCTCATCGGCGCCCTCGGTCCCCGAGGCACCGCGACGATCGTCTTCGGCCTCCTCGCCTACAACGGCCTCCCGGAGGACGAGGGGACGGCGGTGCTGACCGTCATGGTCGTGACCGTGGTGGGGAGCATCCTGCTCCACGGCGTGGCTGCCCCTCTCATCATGCGACGGGTCGGCGCGGCCCGACTCTGA
- a CDS encoding tyrosine-protein phosphatase: protein MDDAVTRLDIPGTYNFREAARGALTPGMLYRSDALHRLSPAGRRRIAELGIGTVIDLRSPFDRRVGGRDRLRGTGAVRTSIPIDGASRRVDLKTITLGEVYRLILDEHQHALGRIIRAIADADDPVLVHCTAGKDRTGLAIALVLEALEVDRRIILADYAASAPNLAGEWTHRMVGTARRFRVHLTDDLLVILGSSPPEVLDAALCRLDRLPGGIDAYLDGAGVDAAVRGRLRAKLLA, encoded by the coding sequence ATGGACGACGCCGTCACCCGTCTCGACATCCCGGGAACGTACAACTTCCGGGAGGCCGCTCGCGGCGCGCTCACCCCGGGCATGCTCTACCGGTCGGACGCACTGCACCGACTCTCCCCGGCCGGTCGGCGACGGATCGCGGAGCTCGGCATCGGAACCGTCATCGACCTCCGCTCCCCGTTCGACCGCCGCGTCGGCGGTCGTGACCGCCTCCGGGGCACGGGGGCGGTGCGCACCAGCATCCCGATCGACGGCGCGTCTCGGCGCGTGGATCTGAAGACGATCACTCTCGGCGAGGTCTACCGGCTCATCCTCGACGAGCATCAGCATGCGCTGGGGCGGATCATCCGTGCGATCGCCGATGCGGACGACCCGGTCCTCGTCCACTGCACAGCGGGCAAGGATCGCACCGGTCTGGCGATCGCCCTGGTGCTCGAGGCGCTCGAGGTCGACCGCAGGATCATCCTCGCCGACTACGCGGCATCCGCCCCCAATCTCGCGGGGGAGTGGACGCACAGGATGGTGGGGACGGCGCGTCGGTTCCGTGTGCACCTCACGGACGATCTGCTCGTGATCCTCGGATCCTCGCCGCCCGAAGTCCTCGACGCCGCGCTCTGCCGGCTCGATCGCCTGCCCGGTGGCATCGACGCGTACCTGGACGGCGCCGGAGTGGATGCCGCCGTGCGGGGTCGGCTGAGGGCGAAGCTCCTCGCGTGA